The genomic segment CCTGAACAGTGTCATCCACTTCACTTTGGATCTGGACAAGGTCAGTCTCAAGCTTCTTCTTGGTGTTCATGAGGCTTGTGTTCTAAAGGATGAAAAAAGTATTGCTTCTTCAAGTCATCACATGCCTGATtttcatgttatttaaaaacttcaaaacattttaaattattgaaaaatcatGCCATTTGTTCACCTGAGAGTGCAGAAGTCCAACACGCTCACTGGCATCCACCAGCTCCTGTTCAGCAACTTTGcggcttctctctgtctgttcaagAGCAGCTCTCAGTTCCTCAATTTCAGCCACCATGAGACCGTTCCTGCGATCTACCATAGCAGCTTGTTCCTTGACGTCATCCTGGGCTCTGACAGCATCATCAAGATGCAGTTGAGCATCCTGATGAAGAAATATCAGcgaaatgtacaaaatgttaaATGCCAAAATGCATGTGCACAGTCCATTGTGCAATCTTGATGTCTTACAATACCTTGAGCTGTGCCTGCACATTCCTCAGCTGCTTCTGGGACTCAGCAGCCTGGCGATTCGCATGGCTCAACTGAATCTCCATCTCATTCAggtctccctccatcttcttcttgatTCTTAGGGCATCGTTCCTGCTCCTGACCTCAGAATCCAGAGTGCTCTGCATGGAGTCAATCACCCTCTGGCTGTTCCTCTTGATCTGCtccatctctt from the Larimichthys crocea isolate SSNF unplaced genomic scaffold, L_crocea_2.0 scaffold73613, whole genome shotgun sequence genome contains:
- the LOC109142422 gene encoding myosin heavy chain, fast skeletal muscle-like; protein product: MIDVERANGLAANLDKKQRNFDKVLAEWKQKYEEGQAELEGAQKETRSLGTELFKMKNSYEEALDHLETMKRENKNLQQEISDLTEQIGETGKSIHELEKAKKQVETEKSEIQTALEEAEGTLEHEESKILRVQLELNQIKGEVDRKLAEKDEEMEQIKRNSQRVIDSMQSTLDSEVRSRNDALRIKKKMEGDLNEMEIQLSHANRQAAESQKQLRNVQAQLKDAQLHLDDAVRAQDDVKEQAAMVDRRNGLMVAEIEELRAALEQTERSRKVAEQELVDASERVGLLHSQNTSLMNTKKKLETDLVQIQSEVDDTV